In a genomic window of Halobiforma lacisalsi AJ5:
- a CDS encoding DUF7344 domain-containing protein produces MTPQARTPDDTDTGTDEIPSTTLFAMFANERRQQILAYLIRRPGDVLLGDLAEYIAINEGNATQEWYERICTDLYHSHLPQMRDCGLVTYDLETEAISLSVERGVLSPYLELTTNV; encoded by the coding sequence ATGACGCCACAAGCCCGCACCCCAGACGATACGGACACAGGGACGGACGAGATTCCCTCGACGACGTTGTTCGCGATGTTCGCCAATGAGCGACGCCAACAGATACTCGCCTATCTGATACGACGGCCGGGCGACGTTCTCCTCGGAGATCTCGCCGAATACATCGCGATCAATGAGGGAAACGCTACACAGGAGTGGTACGAACGGATCTGTACTGATCTCTACCATTCGCATTTGCCACAGATGCGTGATTGTGGTCTCGTGACATACGATCTGGAGACGGAAGCCATCTCACTGAGCGTCGAGCGAGGGGTACTGTCCCCGTACCTCGAACTCACGACCAACGTTTGA
- a CDS encoding ParA family protein, with translation MGATDEPRAVSVVILKGGVGKSTTSINLARQLAERGDTLFADLDPNGHATNGLGFEDAYGADLDLGDVLLEGDATPSDLIRETEHGFDLLPSSNTLEDVENDLAGAMQGSARIKSKVVDPLLGDVYDYIVFDCPAYPGMLNNNALVATGNVMIPIEPGSSAIGGYKRTMERLIEPAREYIDVDVLAVVPNKLEDRIDQRTEDRELLENLNTASYEVNPGQPLQEAVPDFARITAETFEQIDAGEIDTPKPGIRYRSSLSRSLQHNQPLQDYDPESDQIPCYEELAAIVTNGGIER, from the coding sequence ATGGGAGCCACAGACGAGCCACGCGCTGTAAGCGTCGTCATCCTCAAAGGCGGTGTCGGGAAATCAACGACCTCGATCAACCTGGCCCGACAGCTCGCCGAACGGGGTGATACGCTCTTTGCGGATCTGGACCCGAACGGGCACGCGACAAACGGCCTAGGATTCGAAGACGCGTATGGGGCGGACCTCGATCTCGGCGACGTTCTCCTCGAGGGCGATGCCACCCCGAGCGACCTGATCCGTGAGACTGAACACGGATTCGACCTGCTTCCGTCTTCGAATACGCTCGAGGACGTCGAGAACGACCTCGCCGGCGCGATGCAGGGATCCGCACGAATCAAATCGAAGGTCGTGGATCCGCTGCTCGGCGACGTGTACGACTACATCGTGTTCGACTGTCCAGCATATCCCGGAATGTTGAACAACAACGCCCTGGTCGCGACGGGCAACGTCATGATCCCCATCGAACCGGGCTCGAGCGCGATCGGCGGCTACAAGCGAACGATGGAGCGGCTGATCGAACCGGCACGTGAGTATATCGACGTCGACGTTCTCGCAGTCGTTCCCAACAAACTCGAGGATCGGATCGATCAACGGACCGAAGATCGAGAGCTGCTGGAGAACCTGAACACCGCCAGTTACGAGGTCAATCCGGGCCAACCACTGCAGGAGGCAGTTCCCGACTTCGCTCGAATCACAGCTGAAACGTTCGAGCAGATCGACGCAGGTGAAATCGATACGCCCAAGCCGGGAATCAGGTATCGTTCGTCGCTTTCCCGGTCGCTCCAGCACAACCAGCCACTACAGGACTACGATCCGGAAAGCGATCAGATCCCCTGTTACGAGGAACTGGCCGCGATCGTTACGAACGGAGGGATCGAACGATGA
- a CDS encoding DUF7344 domain-containing protein, with protein MTGEDGKRNGEDVPAPLERGYSNSLDESFRLLANYRRRCVLHCLRKNHSLTVSETARQIAAWERDCPLEDISGEAIRQITTNLYHTHLPKLENANLVEFDPSSKRIIACELPSFIATALELCAWEDYGDNSHRN; from the coding sequence ATGACGGGAGAGGATGGGAAACGAAACGGGGAGGACGTGCCCGCACCACTGGAGAGAGGGTATTCCAATTCCCTGGACGAATCCTTCCGTCTCCTCGCAAACTATCGGCGACGATGTGTGCTTCACTGCCTCCGGAAAAATCACTCGCTGACGGTTTCGGAAACTGCTCGGCAGATCGCAGCGTGGGAACGCGACTGCCCACTCGAGGACATTTCGGGAGAAGCGATCAGACAGATCACGACGAATCTCTACCATACGCACCTCCCAAAATTAGAGAACGCGAATCTGGTTGAGTTCGATCCCTCCTCGAAACGAATCATAGCCTGTGAACTCCCCTCGTTTATTGCGACCGCTCTCGAGCTCTGTGCCTGGGAGGATTACGGGGATAACTCCCACCGTAACTGA
- a CDS encoding type B DNA-directed DNA polymerase, with protein MPFTIDFLDDGRVLEWEATADGAVATERDDYTPRFFVAPRSPETDIDLAELRTTYDRHPEVVSTEIVTRRPAFRRGEEPVLAVDVAHVDRVTRLARRARQLSAYPVGDLACFNVDFSREFRYCLENGLDPTPARELSTLRLEVPVPETGSEVYTELSIDGETVTGSPGEILSAVQAALDARDPDVLVCSTGEIVPTLHGMAAAADGDVDIDEFTLSRWPDVDYQQLASRSTYSSYGRVGHSPARYNVPGRAIVDESNTFFYGETNLQGVLDLVSRSWKPVQELAWASIGNVLTAIQIREAHDRGVLVPWNSWRHEFYKPMGTLHDADRGGFVFAPDVGLHEDVHELDFSSLYPNIICTRNVSPDVIRCECHDRDDVPGLGYSICDDRGYLVDVLEPIVDARDEIKAAIRHERQRDDPDRQRLEELEGQSGALKWILVTCFGYQGFSNAKFGRIECHEAINAYAREILLTAKRRLEAGGWRVVHGIVDSIWVTPDPDVDDTERTALETLATAVTEAVDVRLEHEAHYDWVAFVPQRESDAGALTKYFGRVAGEDEFKIRGIEARQRSTPEFIADVQRECLERFDVTRSPEAVLACLEDALERLHAGTVPTDRLVERNRVSKPLEGYTQNTQNVAALKRTREQDIAVHPGQTIEYVVVDDEKTSRERVALAHEAVESYDPSYYETQLVRAVESVLSPVGWDRTDIRRALAETRELELSDFHRDEDPG; from the coding sequence ATGCCGTTCACCATCGACTTCCTCGACGACGGCCGCGTACTCGAGTGGGAAGCGACCGCCGACGGTGCCGTCGCGACCGAGCGCGACGACTATACGCCGCGGTTCTTCGTCGCCCCTCGCTCCCCGGAAACCGACATCGATCTCGCGGAACTGCGGACGACGTATGACCGACACCCGGAGGTCGTTTCGACCGAGATCGTTACGCGACGGCCGGCCTTTCGACGGGGAGAAGAGCCGGTCCTCGCAGTCGACGTCGCACACGTCGACCGAGTGACTCGGCTCGCCCGACGGGCCCGCCAACTGTCCGCATATCCCGTCGGGGACCTCGCATGCTTCAACGTCGACTTTTCGCGGGAGTTCCGCTACTGTCTGGAGAACGGGCTCGACCCGACGCCGGCGAGGGAGTTGTCGACGCTCCGACTCGAGGTTCCGGTACCCGAAACGGGCAGTGAGGTATACACGGAACTGTCCATCGACGGCGAGACCGTCACCGGGTCGCCGGGGGAAATCCTGTCCGCAGTCCAGGCGGCGCTCGATGCCAGGGATCCGGACGTCCTCGTCTGTTCGACCGGCGAGATCGTCCCGACGCTACACGGGATGGCCGCGGCTGCCGACGGCGACGTCGATATCGACGAGTTCACGCTGAGTCGCTGGCCCGACGTCGACTACCAGCAACTCGCGAGCCGGTCGACGTACTCGAGTTACGGTCGGGTCGGGCATTCGCCCGCCCGGTACAACGTTCCGGGACGAGCGATCGTCGACGAGTCGAACACCTTCTTCTACGGCGAGACGAACCTCCAGGGAGTCCTCGATCTCGTGTCGCGCTCGTGGAAACCGGTGCAGGAACTCGCGTGGGCGTCGATCGGGAACGTGCTCACCGCGATCCAGATCCGTGAAGCCCACGACCGTGGCGTCCTCGTACCGTGGAACTCCTGGCGACACGAGTTCTACAAACCGATGGGGACGCTCCACGATGCCGACCGCGGCGGATTCGTCTTTGCGCCGGACGTCGGCCTGCACGAGGACGTCCACGAACTGGATTTCTCGAGTTTGTATCCGAACATCATCTGTACGCGCAACGTCTCTCCGGACGTCATCCGCTGTGAGTGTCACGATCGCGACGACGTACCCGGGCTCGGCTACTCGATCTGCGACGACCGGGGCTATCTCGTCGACGTACTCGAGCCGATCGTCGACGCGCGTGACGAGATCAAGGCCGCGATCCGTCACGAACGGCAACGCGACGATCCCGACCGGCAACGGCTCGAGGAACTCGAAGGCCAGTCGGGGGCACTGAAGTGGATCCTCGTCACCTGCTTCGGGTACCAGGGGTTCAGCAACGCGAAGTTCGGCCGGATCGAGTGCCACGAAGCGATCAACGCGTACGCCCGCGAAATCCTGTTGACGGCCAAGCGACGCCTGGAAGCCGGCGGGTGGCGCGTCGTCCACGGAATCGTCGATTCGATCTGGGTGACGCCGGACCCGGACGTCGACGATACCGAGCGGACGGCTCTCGAGACGCTCGCGACGGCGGTTACGGAGGCCGTCGACGTCCGGCTCGAACACGAAGCCCACTACGACTGGGTCGCGTTCGTTCCCCAGCGCGAGAGCGACGCCGGCGCATTGACGAAGTACTTCGGCAGAGTCGCCGGCGAAGACGAGTTCAAGATCAGAGGAATCGAGGCCCGACAGCGGTCGACCCCGGAGTTCATCGCGGACGTCCAGCGGGAGTGTCTCGAGCGATTCGATGTGACCCGGTCACCGGAAGCCGTCCTCGCCTGCCTCGAGGACGCACTCGAGCGACTTCACGCCGGCACAGTTCCGACCGACCGACTCGTCGAACGGAACCGGGTCTCCAAACCGCTCGAGGGGTACACGCAGAACACCCAGAACGTGGCCGCGCTGAAACGCACCCGGGAGCAGGATATTGCCGTCCATCCCGGACAAACTATCGAGTACGTGGTCGTCGACGACGAGAAGACCTCTCGAGAGCGGGTTGCGCTGGCCCACGAAGCGGTCGAGTCGTACGATCCGTCGTACTACGAGACGCAACTCGTCCGAGCCGTCGAGAGCGTGCTTTCGCCGGTGGGATGGGACCGGACGGACATTCGACGGGCACTCGCGGAGACTCGAGAACTGGAGTTGTCCGATTTCCATCGGGACGAGGATCCGGGGTGA
- a CDS encoding Cdc6/Cdc18 family protein translates to MIRDARVLRAGFVPREVEHRDAEVNHLSSVLEPITNGEPAETAIVTGPSGAGKTCLSKFVTERLREAVLDVEVTYVNCWRNYTRFRTLYRILDDLGTTIDIHRQSTPHDELIDRLQHHDGPRTVVILDEADQLEDPSVIYDLHSLPQFAIVCIANEEEDLFNRVDDRLVSRLRSSEHVRMDSYSDGQLYDILDARAKWGLEEAVITDEQLYRIADAAAGDARLAIGILRSAAGKADRENRERITDDILLAAAEDARAQIKRKSLDSLTPHQRVVYDIVRDHGPLSPNEIHDRYTAEVDDPRTKRTVRTYLSKMAQYNLLEAEGTSRDREYSIVDSTATPAIR, encoded by the coding sequence ATGATCCGCGATGCTCGAGTCCTCCGGGCCGGGTTCGTCCCTCGAGAGGTCGAGCATCGCGACGCCGAGGTCAACCACCTCTCCAGCGTCCTCGAACCGATCACGAACGGCGAACCGGCGGAGACTGCCATCGTCACCGGGCCCAGCGGCGCGGGAAAGACCTGTCTCTCGAAGTTCGTCACCGAACGGCTGCGGGAAGCAGTCCTGGACGTCGAGGTCACCTACGTGAACTGCTGGCGCAACTACACCCGGTTCCGGACGCTCTACCGGATCCTCGACGACCTCGGAACGACGATCGACATCCACCGACAGTCGACGCCACACGACGAACTCATCGATCGACTGCAGCACCACGACGGTCCCCGAACGGTCGTCATCCTCGACGAGGCGGATCAACTCGAGGATCCGAGCGTGATCTATGACCTCCACAGCCTGCCGCAGTTCGCGATCGTCTGTATCGCGAACGAAGAGGAAGACCTGTTCAACCGGGTCGACGACAGGCTAGTGAGTCGACTCCGCTCGAGCGAACACGTCCGGATGGACAGCTACTCCGACGGACAGCTCTACGATATCCTCGACGCTCGCGCGAAGTGGGGACTCGAAGAAGCCGTCATCACCGACGAACAGCTCTATCGCATCGCTGACGCGGCCGCCGGCGACGCCCGGCTCGCGATCGGCATTCTCCGCTCGGCGGCCGGCAAGGCCGACCGCGAGAACCGCGAGCGGATTACCGACGATATCCTCCTCGCTGCAGCGGAAGACGCACGCGCTCAAATCAAACGAAAGAGTCTGGATTCGCTCACCCCACACCAGCGAGTCGTCTACGATATCGTTCGTGACCACGGACCGCTCAGTCCGAACGAAATCCACGACCGATATACCGCCGAGGTCGACGATCCACGAACGAAACGAACCGTCCGGACCTATCTCTCGAAGATGGCCCAGTACAACCTTCTCGAGGCCGAAGGGACGAGCCGTGATCGGGAGTATTCGATCGTCGACTCGACTGCCACTCCGGCAATTCGGTAA
- a CDS encoding DASH family cryptochrome: METAVVWFRDDLRITDNPTLADAVTAADEVVPLYVVDPRKRGETEYGTEKLGAHRARFRRESLLELRAGLQDRGGDLFVRRGRPETVLPEVAGRVDADAVYAQTKPATEELETEVGVRETLPDDVSFERRWTHTLYHVSDLPTSYERMQDTFTPWRKAVERECSVRDLVAPPDAVPTPDLPAGDVPTVSEYGLEAPTDDDRAVLRFEGGESAGKRRLEEYFWEEDRLREYKETRNGLLGAAYSSKFSPWLAAGCLSPRWIHEEVRRYEDERVSNEDTYWLVFELLWRDFFQFQFCKHGSRFFHPNGIRDVEKAWERDREAFDRWANGETGIPFVDANMRELNRTGYMSNRGRQNVASFLADALGIDWRWGAAYFEERLVDYDVASNWGNWAYQAGVGNDSRDNYFDVLSQAEYYDPDGEYVTTWLPELEGVPPEAVHRPWELSEGERAEYGVRPGVDYPEPIIDLEARYEDLQG, from the coding sequence ATGGAAACCGCCGTCGTCTGGTTCCGGGACGACCTCCGGATCACGGACAATCCGACGCTCGCCGACGCGGTTACCGCAGCGGACGAGGTCGTGCCGCTCTACGTCGTCGATCCCCGGAAGCGCGGCGAGACGGAGTACGGAACCGAAAAGCTCGGGGCCCACCGCGCGAGATTCCGCCGGGAGTCGCTGCTCGAGTTACGGGCGGGACTCCAGGACCGAGGCGGCGACCTGTTCGTCAGACGCGGTCGGCCGGAGACGGTCCTTCCCGAAGTCGCGGGTCGCGTCGACGCCGATGCCGTCTACGCACAGACGAAACCGGCGACGGAGGAACTCGAGACCGAAGTTGGGGTTCGAGAAACCCTTCCCGACGACGTCTCGTTCGAACGCCGCTGGACGCACACGCTGTATCACGTCTCGGACCTGCCGACGTCGTACGAGCGGATGCAGGATACGTTCACGCCGTGGCGCAAGGCGGTCGAACGCGAGTGTTCGGTTCGAGACCTCGTCGCGCCCCCGGACGCGGTTCCGACTCCGGACCTGCCCGCGGGCGACGTCCCGACGGTGTCCGAGTACGGCCTCGAGGCGCCGACGGACGACGACCGGGCCGTCCTGCGGTTCGAGGGCGGCGAATCGGCCGGTAAACGCCGTCTCGAGGAGTACTTCTGGGAGGAGGATCGCCTGCGGGAGTACAAGGAGACGCGAAACGGGCTGCTTGGTGCGGCGTACTCCTCGAAGTTCTCGCCGTGGCTGGCGGCGGGATGTCTCTCGCCGCGGTGGATCCACGAGGAGGTTCGTCGGTACGAGGACGAGCGGGTCTCGAACGAGGACACTTACTGGCTCGTCTTCGAGTTGCTTTGGCGGGACTTCTTCCAGTTCCAGTTTTGCAAGCACGGCTCGCGGTTTTTCCACCCCAACGGGATCCGAGACGTCGAAAAGGCGTGGGAACGCGACCGCGAGGCGTTCGATCGGTGGGCGAACGGCGAGACTGGAATCCCCTTCGTCGACGCGAACATGCGGGAGCTGAATCGGACGGGATACATGTCGAACCGCGGCCGACAGAACGTCGCCTCGTTTCTCGCCGACGCGCTCGGGATCGACTGGCGCTGGGGAGCGGCGTACTTCGAGGAGCGACTCGTCGACTACGACGTCGCCTCGAACTGGGGCAACTGGGCCTATCAGGCCGGCGTGGGGAACGACTCCCGGGACAACTACTTCGACGTCCTCTCCCAGGCCGAGTACTACGACCCCGACGGCGAGTACGTGACGACCTGGCTGCCCGAACTCGAGGGGGTGCCGCCCGAGGCCGTCCACAGGCCCTGGGAACTGAGCGAGGGCGAGCGAGCCGAGTACGGCGTCCGGCCGGGCGTCGACTACCCCGAGCCGATAATCGACCTCGAGGCACGCTACGAAGACCTGCAGGGCTGA
- a CDS encoding helix-turn-helix domain-containing protein, translating to MLLAAFRIELDALALADTFARLSDLQIEAQRIAAHSTKWTMPCIWASNVDFDELDTMLADDPSVDEIVETAEFSGEKFYQLEWSDEIEARINAYLDTEASILHAEATADGWRIRIRFGTREQFDAFRAILAKGDYEFTLLELSQPDDPRHMGGKLTPAQREALRKAKELGYYKVPREISTRELADELGTSHQNLSELLRRATDNLIDAAVRTTATTDPVRRTDGKERP from the coding sequence ATGCTCCTTGCGGCCTTCCGGATCGAACTGGACGCCCTCGCCCTGGCGGACACTTTTGCTCGATTATCCGACCTGCAGATCGAGGCCCAACGGATCGCGGCCCACAGCACGAAGTGGACGATGCCCTGCATCTGGGCCAGTAACGTCGACTTCGACGAGCTCGATACGATGCTCGCGGACGATCCCTCCGTCGACGAAATCGTCGAAACGGCGGAGTTCAGCGGCGAAAAGTTCTACCAACTCGAGTGGAGCGACGAGATCGAAGCCCGGATCAACGCCTACCTGGATACTGAAGCGTCGATTCTCCACGCGGAGGCCACCGCTGACGGCTGGCGGATCCGCATCCGCTTTGGCACCCGGGAGCAGTTCGACGCCTTTCGGGCGATCCTCGCCAAGGGGGACTACGAGTTCACGCTCCTCGAACTCTCCCAGCCGGACGACCCGCGACACATGGGTGGGAAGCTGACACCGGCCCAGCGCGAGGCGCTCCGCAAAGCGAAAGAACTCGGCTACTACAAGGTTCCCCGCGAGATTTCGACGCGCGAACTCGCCGACGAACTCGGGACGTCCCACCAGAACCTCTCGGAGCTCCTGCGCCGCGCGACGGACAACCTCATCGATGCGGCCGTTCGGACCACCGCCACGACCGATCCGGTTCGACGAACCGACGGAAAGGAGCGACCATAA
- a CDS encoding SDR family NAD(P)-dependent oxidoreductase, translating to MHVTLTGAGGGIGRLVATRLAEAGHDVLGLDRDPDRLDALPDTVETVRVDVRDEIAVRELLADRPIDCVISAVGWYELGALEDVSPAAFRRHLETNLTGVHTVVHAAMPTLRRREGRVVALGSVAGTVALPYHGPYSAAKAGLDGYIDALQREVSPHGVTVSLVEPGPARTGLNERATETLEVEDDRRRRGPYAEQYAAFDGYSPESVPPETVAETVVEAATTGSPRSRYRVGRRARWLPWLATVLPDPLVDRIIRSGLPGGLLGRLVDR from the coding sequence ATGCACGTCACGCTTACCGGTGCTGGCGGTGGGATCGGCCGGCTGGTCGCGACGCGGCTCGCCGAGGCGGGACACGACGTTCTCGGCCTCGACCGCGATCCCGACCGACTCGACGCTCTCCCGGACACGGTCGAAACCGTACGGGTGGACGTCCGGGACGAAATCGCCGTCCGGGAACTGCTTGCGGATCGGCCGATCGACTGCGTGATCTCCGCGGTCGGCTGGTACGAACTCGGTGCGCTCGAGGACGTCTCGCCGGCGGCGTTTCGTCGCCATCTCGAGACGAACCTGACTGGGGTCCACACGGTCGTCCACGCAGCCATGCCGACGCTTCGCCGTCGGGAAGGACGAGTCGTCGCGCTCGGCTCGGTCGCAGGCACCGTCGCGTTGCCGTATCACGGCCCCTACAGCGCCGCGAAAGCCGGGCTCGACGGCTACATCGATGCACTGCAGCGCGAGGTTTCCCCGCACGGCGTTACGGTCTCGCTCGTCGAGCCCGGGCCCGCCAGAACGGGATTGAACGAGCGGGCGACCGAGACGCTCGAGGTCGAGGACGACCGCCGACGCAGGGGGCCGTACGCCGAGCAGTACGCCGCGTTCGACGGCTATAGCCCGGAGAGTGTGCCGCCGGAGACCGTCGCCGAAACCGTCGTCGAGGCTGCCACGACCGGTTCGCCGCGCAGCAGGTACCGGGTCGGGCGCCGCGCGCGCTGGCTCCCGTGGCTGGCGACCGTGTTGCCGGATCCGCTGGTCGACCGGATCATCCGTTCCGGTCTGCCGGGTGGCCTGCTCGGTCGGCTCGTCGACCGGTGA
- a CDS encoding DUF7861 family protein, translating into MHHDRIHARKPTHDLERWSTGTIESIDERDGHCVVTVLAADGETVELTVTFAIRELVLSRLDIDDGASPTGERVWYRKRGG; encoded by the coding sequence ATGCACCACGATCGCATTCACGCCCGGAAGCCGACCCACGATCTCGAGCGCTGGTCGACGGGGACTATCGAATCCATCGACGAACGCGACGGGCACTGTGTCGTCACCGTGCTGGCCGCAGACGGTGAAACCGTGGAACTCACCGTCACGTTCGCGATTCGGGAGTTGGTTCTCAGCCGGTTGGATATCGACGACGGAGCGTCGCCGACCGGAGAGCGCGTCTGGTACCGGAAACGCGGCGGGTGA
- a CDS encoding DUF7837 family putative zinc-binding protein, which produces MSTTKPPSLGTCPFCSAGITTTDVILEYETETGPTVYAECPECRDVVTPQ; this is translated from the coding sequence ATGTCCACGACGAAGCCACCGTCCCTCGGTACGTGTCCGTTCTGTAGCGCCGGAATCACGACGACCGACGTGATTCTCGAGTACGAAACGGAGACGGGACCGACGGTATACGCCGAGTGTCCCGAATGTCGGGACGTCGTGACCCCGCAGTAA
- a CDS encoding S8 family peptidase: MPDNNTPVDESHVSRRSILQVTSGAVAGVGITGLTAADSDGLLEVNVGFENQRGRNAAVEAADEVRREFAFDAMTITVPQEAISGLQRNPNVRYVEENGLMQAFDQVTPWGVERVGAPDAHDAGETGDGADVAILDTGIDSTHEALQDVLGEGKAFIECGERASNGPPCSVAGNGNGCNEPWDDDNDHGTHCAGTAVAPDDGVGVVGVATQSTLHAVKVLDCDGSGTYSDIAAGIEYTADQGWDVCSMSLGGSQSDVVSDAVTYAYDRGVFLAAAAGNDGPCTDCVSYPAAEPEVVAVSATTDTDALADFSSTGPEIELAAPGEDVYSTVPGGYDTFSGTSMACPHVAGAAGHLLSNDYTNEEARNRLHETAEDIGLGENEQGHGLLDVASALGV; encoded by the coding sequence ATGCCAGACAATAACACTCCTGTTGATGAATCGCACGTCAGCCGACGGTCGATCCTCCAAGTGACCTCGGGCGCCGTCGCCGGGGTCGGCATAACCGGGCTCACAGCGGCGGATTCCGACGGACTGCTCGAGGTGAACGTCGGTTTCGAGAATCAGCGCGGGCGAAACGCGGCGGTCGAGGCTGCGGACGAGGTACGACGTGAATTCGCGTTCGACGCGATGACGATCACGGTTCCGCAGGAGGCGATCTCCGGACTCCAGCGGAATCCGAACGTCCGATACGTGGAAGAGAACGGCCTGATGCAGGCATTCGACCAGGTAACGCCCTGGGGCGTCGAGCGCGTCGGGGCGCCCGATGCTCACGACGCCGGTGAGACGGGTGACGGAGCCGACGTCGCTATTCTCGACACCGGCATCGATTCGACCCACGAAGCACTCCAGGACGTTCTCGGCGAGGGGAAAGCCTTCATCGAGTGCGGCGAACGGGCGAGCAACGGGCCGCCGTGTAGCGTCGCGGGCAACGGCAACGGGTGTAACGAGCCGTGGGACGACGACAACGACCACGGAACCCACTGTGCGGGCACGGCAGTCGCGCCGGACGACGGCGTCGGCGTCGTCGGCGTCGCCACCCAGTCGACGCTGCACGCGGTAAAGGTCCTGGACTGCGACGGCAGCGGCACGTACTCGGACATCGCGGCCGGGATCGAGTATACGGCGGATCAGGGCTGGGACGTCTGTAGTATGAGCCTGGGCGGTAGCCAATCGGACGTCGTCTCCGACGCGGTCACGTATGCCTACGACCGTGGCGTGTTCCTCGCTGCAGCAGCAGGGAACGACGGCCCGTGTACCGACTGCGTGAGCTACCCGGCCGCGGAACCGGAGGTCGTCGCGGTCAGCGCGACCACGGACACCGATGCCCTCGCCGACTTCTCCTCGACGGGGCCGGAGATCGAACTCGCCGCACCGGGCGAGGACGTCTACTCGACCGTTCCCGGTGGCTACGATACGTTCTCGGGCACGTCGATGGCCTGTCCCCACGTCGCGGGCGCGGCGGGGCACCTGCTGTCCAACGACTACACGAACGAAGAAGCGCGTAACCGCCTTCACGAGACGGCGGAGGACATCGGCCTCGGGGAAAACGAACAGGGACACGGCCTACTCGACGTGGCCAGCGCGCTGGGCGTCTGA
- a CDS encoding helix-turn-helix domain-containing protein, whose product MREASVSVGESAFEAMGIETLLALGREAGIRKFEELACRGNGATVRVEVNSRYDEEALEALDCVDQWTHVSETGDGHLYVIAFTAPELPESLAEKAQELIGTCDPELRDEDATLSLVGPQESISGTLREYEAAGVFPDLERLGAYEGGSHPLDSLTDRQLEVIRTAVDMGYYEVPREATVEEVAAELELDPSTVTEHLQRAERNVLTRVLS is encoded by the coding sequence ATGCGAGAGGCGAGCGTTTCCGTCGGCGAGTCCGCCTTCGAGGCTATGGGAATCGAGACGCTGCTCGCCCTCGGTCGGGAGGCGGGAATCCGGAAGTTCGAGGAGCTGGCATGTCGGGGGAACGGTGCGACCGTCCGGGTCGAAGTGAACTCACGGTACGACGAGGAGGCTCTCGAGGCGCTCGACTGTGTCGACCAGTGGACCCACGTCTCGGAAACGGGCGACGGACACCTGTACGTGATCGCGTTCACTGCACCCGAACTGCCGGAGAGTCTGGCGGAGAAAGCCCAGGAGCTGATCGGGACGTGTGATCCGGAGTTGAGAGACGAGGATGCGACGCTGTCGCTCGTCGGACCGCAGGAATCGATTTCCGGGACGCTTCGCGAGTACGAAGCGGCGGGAGTCTTCCCCGATCTCGAGCGGCTCGGCGCGTACGAGGGAGGGAGTCACCCACTGGATTCCCTGACGGATCGGCAGCTGGAGGTAATTCGAACGGCCGTCGATATGGGCTACTACGAGGTCCCCCGCGAGGCGACTGTGGAGGAGGTCGCCGCCGAACTGGAACTCGATCCGTCCACCGTTACCGAGCACTTGCAGCGAGCGGAGCGAAACGTGCTCACCCGGGTGCTGTCGTAG